The Prochlorococcus marinus str. MIT 1214 sequence ATTAGTTTACGAAGAGTTTTATAAATTAAAATTATTAAAGCACCAGAAAAAATTAAAATAAGTATTGTCTTAAAGATACTAGAGAAAGGATTCATCCATATTTCAATTTTTGCATAATTATCGCCCAAATAAAACCCGGTAATTGTCAAAAACAAGGTCCAAATCAGGCTTCCAGCAGTTGTCCAAATCAGAAAGGGAGTAATGGGCATCAACTCTACACCTGCTGGCACTGAAATCAAAGTGCGAATTCCCGGTACTAATCTCCCCCAAAAGACTAAAGACACCCCGTAAGTGTTGAACCATTTACGACTTCGAGCAAGTTCCTTAGGATTAATTCCAATCCAACGTCCATTCTTCTCAAGCCATTGCTCAAGTCTTTCTTCATTAACTAATCTTCCTATTCCATACCAAGGCAAAGCCCCGACAACAGTTCCTATTAAACCTGCTAAAACAACTGGTAAAAAATCTAATTGACCTTGAGAAACATAAAAGCCACCAAGGGGCATAATCAACTCCGAGGGAATTGGCGGAATTAGATTTTCCAAAAACATTGCCAGCAAGATCGCCCCATAACCAATCCATTGGTTAGTCTCAACTGCATTGCCTATTAATACTGGTAAAGAAGATATAAATTCAGATATTTCCATTTATTTTGAATTATCTAAATAAATTAATAACGATATTGATCAGCCTTATAAGGACCTTCAATTGGAACATTAATATATTCAGCTTGTTCTTCAGTTAACTTAGTTAACTTTGCTCCTATTTTATCTAAATGAAGAATAGCCACCATTTCATCTAAATGTTTTGGCAAAACATAAACTTTATTCAAATATTTAACGCCATATTTGAATAATTCAATTTGAGCTAATACTTGATTGGTAAAAGAATTACTCATAACAAAACTTGGATGACCAGTCGCACATCCAAGATTGACTAATCTTCCTTCTGCTAAAAGAATTATTTTGTTACCGCTTGGCAATGTTATGTGATCAACTTGAGGCTTAATATTTTCCCATTCATAGGCCTTTAAAGAAGAAACCTCTATTTCATTATCAAAATGGCCGATATTACAAACTATCGATTCGTTCTTCATCCTGATCAAATGCTCATGACGAATAACTTGGAAATTTCCAGTTGCTGTAACAAAAATATCTACCTCTTCAACCACTTCATCTAGTCTCACAACTCTAAAACCCTCCATTGCGGCTTGAAGTGCACATATTGGATCTATCTCAGAGATCATGACTGTCGCACCTAACCCCCTTAAAGACTGAGCCGAACCTTTCCCCACATCTCCATACCCCATAACCAGGGCAACCTTACCAGCCACCATTACATCTGTAGCTCTTTTAATTCCATCCACCAAGGATTCACGACAACCATAAAGATTGTCAAACTTACTTTTAGTCACAGAATCATTTACGTTAATAGCTGGAAATACAAGTTCTCCACTTTTTTCCATTTGGTAAAGACGAGCCACACCTGTCGTAGTTTCCTCAGTCACTCCTTTTATAAAAGATTTCGCTTTTGAATAAAAATTTGGATCTTGAGAAAGTTTTTTCTTAATAGAAGCAAATAATGCAATTTCCTCTTCATTTGAAGGGTCATTAAGAACAGAAATATCTTCTTCCGCTTTGCTCCCCAAAATAATCAATCCAGTAGCATCACCACCATCATCAAGAATCATATTTGCAGATTCACCATCGCTCCATTCAAAAATTTTGTGTGTATATTCCCAGTATTCATCTAAAGTTTCACCCTTTTTAGCAAATACTGGGACACCTGAACTTGCGATGGCTGCAGCAGCATGATCTTGTGTGGAAAAAATATTACATGATGCCCATCTAACTTTTGCGCCAAGTTCAACGAGAGTCTCAATTAGAACTCCTGTTTGGATAGTCATATGGAGACTACCTGCGATGAAAGCACCATTTAATGGTTTTTGGGATCCATATTTTTTTCTCAGTGCCATTAAACCGGGCATTTCTGTTTCAGCGATCAAAAGTTCTTTTCTCCCGAATTCAGCTTCGGTTATATCATTAACTACATAATCAGTATTCTTCTCAATACTGTTGAGATTTGACTTGGTTGCTGCGAACATAAATTGAACTCTCGATAGAAGATTGTGAAAAAAGATACTGAAAAACAATTCAAGGTTTTTAATTCATTGGCTCAGCAAACTAATAATTTTTGCTGGACTCTAGACAAACCTGAATCAACGATGTCATTAGGTTCAACATTAACAAAAAAATTCCCTGATCTAAGAATTCTCCTTTTAAATGGACCTCTTGGAGCAGGAAAAACAACATTAGTTAAAGGAATTGCAAAAAGTCTAAAAATTCAAGAGCCCATTACTTCGCCCACTTTCCCTTTATCCCAACATTATCCTTTGGGATACCCGCCATTGATACATCTTGATCTTTATAGAATTGAAGAAAAAAATGCAGCAAACGAATTTTTTTTACAAGAGGAAGAAGAATCCAAAGCCATGAGTGCATTGATGGTCGTTGAATGGCCTGAGAGGTTATCTCTCCCAATGCCTGATGCCTGGAGAGGAAAATTAGAATATTCCTCAGACAATCAATCCCGCTTTTTTCAGCTAATTCCTCCTTTAGATTAAG is a genomic window containing:
- the ahcY gene encoding adenosylhomocysteinase; amino-acid sequence: MFAATKSNLNSIEKNTDYVVNDITEAEFGRKELLIAETEMPGLMALRKKYGSQKPLNGAFIAGSLHMTIQTGVLIETLVELGAKVRWASCNIFSTQDHAAAAIASSGVPVFAKKGETLDEYWEYTHKIFEWSDGESANMILDDGGDATGLIILGSKAEEDISVLNDPSNEEEIALFASIKKKLSQDPNFYSKAKSFIKGVTEETTTGVARLYQMEKSGELVFPAINVNDSVTKSKFDNLYGCRESLVDGIKRATDVMVAGKVALVMGYGDVGKGSAQSLRGLGATVMISEIDPICALQAAMEGFRVVRLDEVVEEVDIFVTATGNFQVIRHEHLIRMKNESIVCNIGHFDNEIEVSSLKAYEWENIKPQVDHITLPSGNKIILLAEGRLVNLGCATGHPSFVMSNSFTNQVLAQIELFKYGVKYLNKVYVLPKHLDEMVAILHLDKIGAKLTKLTEEQAEYINVPIEGPYKADQYRY
- a CDS encoding DedA family protein; amino-acid sequence: MEISEFISSLPVLIGNAVETNQWIGYGAILLAMFLENLIPPIPSELIMPLGGFYVSQGQLDFLPVVLAGLIGTVVGALPWYGIGRLVNEERLEQWLEKNGRWIGINPKELARSRKWFNTYGVSLVFWGRLVPGIRTLISVPAGVELMPITPFLIWTTAGSLIWTLFLTITGFYLGDNYAKIEIWMNPFSSIFKTILILIFSGALIILIYKTLRKLIIN
- the tsaE gene encoding tRNA (adenosine(37)-N6)-threonylcarbamoyltransferase complex ATPase subunit type 1 TsaE; this encodes MKKDTEKQFKVFNSLAQQTNNFCWTLDKPESTMSLGSTLTKKFPDLRILLLNGPLGAGKTTLVKGIAKSLKIQEPITSPTFPLSQHYPLGYPPLIHLDLYRIEEKNAANEFFLQEEEESKAMSALMVVEWPERLSLPMPDAWRGKLEYSSDNQSRFFQLIPPLD